A window of Corallococcus macrosporus DSM 14697 contains these coding sequences:
- a CDS encoding family 2B encapsulin nanocompartment shell protein gives MSNILKPGGDSEQSQLSLGTAAARQLATTTKSVPQMQGISSRWLLKLLPWVQVSGGVYRVNRRLSYAVGDGRVTFTTTGAKVQVIPQELCELPLLRSYDDVEVLTALANRFEQKTYKAGEVITEVGKEADCIVLIAHGKVNMIGAGKYGDATVLGVLADGDHYSYEALLESQDYWKFTAKAVTASTVLVLQQSDFEAVVAQAPSLQKHVERFKARAKKKQDTTGQAEIELAAGHSGEPVLPGTYVDYETSPREYELSVAQTVLQIHTRVADLFNEPMNQTEQQLRLTIEALKERKEHEVINNRDFGLLHNADLKQRIHTRHGPPTPDDMDELLATVWKEPSFFLAHPRAIAAFGQECSRRGIYPTSVDFNGNMVPAWRGVPIFPSSKIPVSESRTTSIMLMRAGEKNQGVVGLHPGTIPDEVEPGLNVRFMGINEKAIINYLVTTYFSAAVLVPDALGILESVEIGRGD, from the coding sequence ATGTCGAACATCCTCAAGCCGGGCGGTGACTCCGAGCAGTCCCAGTTGAGCCTGGGTACGGCCGCGGCGCGCCAGCTCGCCACCACGACCAAGTCCGTCCCGCAGATGCAGGGCATCTCCTCCCGGTGGCTGCTCAAGCTGCTGCCCTGGGTGCAGGTGTCCGGCGGCGTGTACCGCGTCAACCGCCGGCTGAGCTACGCGGTGGGTGATGGCCGCGTCACGTTCACCACCACCGGCGCCAAGGTGCAGGTCATCCCGCAGGAGCTGTGCGAGCTGCCCCTGCTGCGCAGCTACGACGACGTGGAGGTGCTGACGGCGCTGGCCAACCGCTTCGAGCAGAAGACGTACAAGGCCGGAGAGGTCATCACCGAGGTGGGCAAGGAGGCGGACTGCATCGTCCTCATCGCCCACGGCAAGGTGAACATGATTGGCGCCGGCAAGTACGGTGACGCCACCGTGCTCGGGGTGCTGGCGGACGGCGACCACTACAGCTACGAGGCGCTGCTGGAGTCGCAGGACTACTGGAAGTTCACCGCCAAGGCCGTCACGGCGTCCACCGTGCTCGTGCTCCAGCAGTCGGACTTCGAGGCCGTGGTGGCCCAGGCCCCGTCGCTGCAGAAGCACGTCGAGCGCTTCAAGGCCCGCGCGAAGAAGAAGCAGGACACCACGGGCCAGGCGGAAATCGAGCTGGCCGCCGGCCACTCCGGCGAGCCGGTGCTGCCGGGCACCTACGTGGACTACGAGACGTCGCCCCGCGAGTACGAGCTGAGCGTGGCCCAGACGGTGCTCCAGATTCACACCCGCGTGGCGGACCTCTTCAACGAGCCCATGAACCAGACGGAGCAGCAGCTCCGGCTGACCATTGAAGCGTTGAAGGAGCGCAAGGAGCACGAGGTCATCAACAACCGCGACTTCGGCCTGCTGCACAACGCCGACCTCAAGCAGCGCATCCACACCCGCCACGGCCCGCCCACGCCGGACGACATGGACGAGCTGCTGGCCACCGTGTGGAAGGAGCCGTCCTTCTTCCTGGCCCACCCGCGCGCCATCGCCGCCTTCGGCCAGGAGTGCAGCCGCCGGGGCATCTACCCCACCAGCGTGGACTTCAACGGCAACATGGTGCCCGCCTGGCGCGGCGTCCCCATCTTCCCGTCCAGCAAGATTCCCGTCAGCGAGTCGCGCACCACGTCCATCATGCTGATGCGCGCGGGTGAGAAGAACCAGGGCGTCGTCGGCCTGCACCCGGGCACCATCCCCGACGAGGTCGAGCCCGGCCTCAACGTCCGGTTCATGGGCATCAACGAAAAGGCCATCATCAACTACCTGGTCACCACCTACTTCTCCGCCGCCGTCCTCGTGCCCGACGCGCTGGGCATCCTGGAGAGCGTCGAAATCGGCCGCGGCGACTAG